CGGCACATACCTCAACTGAAGCTGACCGAACAAACTACTCCATTGAATGAAGGAATTTACCCGTAGAGACGATACAAACTTACTTGAGGTTAGCTACCTCAAACGCATACAAGCTAGTGATAACAATCCAaccgaaagaagaaaaaaaagtacTCCTGGCAGGCCCCAGCACATCGGTCATCGTTCCAGGACAAGCACGTGCCGATCAATCGACGCTCGTTTCAAATGTCAAGAACTAACGCTCAGAACATGAGCGCGGCTGCGGCTACGGCGCCGGCGGCTGCCATCGCCTGTGAAACCGCTCCGCTGACGAACGAGGCCAAAGAGGATGGCGGCGCAGCTGGGGCCTGTGCGGAGGAGTCGGCGGTGACAACGAGGAACTTCATTCCCTGGGCGCAGTGGTTGCCCACGCCGCAGACGAACCACCTCCTCCCGGCCTTGGCGAGCGGCACCGTGTCGCTGCCGGAGTTCCAGGTGCCGAGCGCGTTCCCGGTCACGTTGCAGGCCTTGAAGTCCGTGCCCGTCACTTCCATCACGTTGTGCTTGTCGGAGGGGTACATGAACACTGCGAACAAACGCAAAGATGTTAGCAAATTCCGGTACGAGTTCTAGCTAAGAGTGGCGGATCGAAGGTGCATGCTCGCGAAACATACTTAGGCTGTCACCGACGACGAAGGCTTTGCCGTCGGTCCAGACGGCAGGGTATTTGAGGGTCCAGCCGGCGGCATCGCCGACAGTGAAGACCTCGGCGGAGGCCGGCGCcaggaggacggcggcggcgatggccgcggcAGCCAAGAGCAGCATTTGCCGGTACGCCATTAAGTATATGGCGATCCTCCCTTGTTCGTTGCAGATTGAGTTGTGTGCTGTACCTATATGGCTTGCAGGATAAGTGTCATTTGGAATGTATTTATAGGGGCAGAGATAGCGAACTGGTCAATCAATCTTGTTGTGATTTCAAAGCCGAAGAAGGTGCAGGCTCATGGCGGCATTAGCTGGTGAATGACAGGGATGCTTATACATGAGAAAAGACTACGTTTGGCACATTGTTGTTTCCCCTGCCGGTGAAAGTATTCTCGGCTTCGGGGTTGACATTTTCTCCGGATACTTGGTTCTAGAGTAGAAATGTGTAGTGACCTGTAGCTTGAGCCTTTTTGGATAAATGGTAATACATCATGATACAAATTATAACTAGGCTCTCTAACAATGCAGTGTTAAGAGCAAGAAAAAAATTAAGAATTCACACACCTGAATTATTGAGAAAAAGTAGTCCTCGCAAAGACATCAAAGAACCACCACAACTAGAAAAAATCACCACCACTGGCAACACCTAGTCTGTGAAAAAGTATCACCATGGACAACGACAATCTCTGGGAAGTGAACATTGCAAGCGTCATCATCGCTCAATAAAACCACCAAAATGAGATCATGAGTACGCATCAAAAGAAAGTCGGAGCAACATTCCGACAATGGTTTTAAGAAAAAAACAACCATAAGTTTGtcattgccaagttcttttttttAAAGGAGATTGAATCTCTCAGCCTCTCCATCAAAGTGATGCACACAACCTTCTTTATTAAAGTTGATGCAATTGGCAAAAGCATAGAAAATATATTACATAACGTATACAACCACAACCGAACCATTATAAGATAGGAATTTAACACTTGTGCTCTTCCTTTTAAATACTCATTTATTCCTATACATTATAGGAAGATCCTTAATAAAGAAAGGAAACCAGTGGAAGACCTCTTTGAGAGGAAGCTtgcaagctttttttttttgaactcggGGAGGGGTCTAGAAGACCCCAAATTTTCTTCCATTAATGTGGCAGGTACAAAGTTTTATAGAAAGCCCCTTATACAACACTCGCTCTAAGAATCTAATATTTGAAGAAAGGGCCTTGCACTTTACAAAAAACACTCTACATTTAACTTGAGCAAAGCAATCAAGGACCTGGGTGTCTCCACCACTAGACGCCGGCATCCTCCAGGCGTCGCCGCCGAGGAACAAGATCATGCAACTCGTGGGCTCCCTTCCAGCGTGGATCCTCTGCCAACGGCCGCCGTCAAGCCACCGAGGATGAGACCACTTGGTTGAGAGGCGCCATCGATCTTCCGCAACAGAAGAGAAGGAGGCCTCCTCGTTGGAGGTTGCAGTATTTCCGCCATGCCGGCAAGAGATAGTTGAGGCAGAGCTGCCTCGAGCTTGGGTGAGCACAAACTTGCGAGGATCTCCCTGAACTCCTCCAATCCTGCAGGAATACGCCACCAGCTTCCAATTCCCTTCCACACCAACAAGGCcagaaagagagagaagaaacaaCAGCAGACCACCGCTTGATTGGAGCAGCAGCCGCTTATTGAGGGAGGCCTCACCGACAGGGCCAAGTCCggccaaccaccaccaccacggtgGTATGGATGAGAGCCTTTCCAGTTTCCACCTGACGTCGCGGAAGAATGCCAGATTAGGCAGCCTTGAAAGAGAGAAAAGAGGGGCcattgataaggggtggcccgatcttctcagtaagcaacggtggtgatgatgatcacggggtgatcgcagcggaggaacacgatgaAGTAGcggaagataacttgtatgacgcaacgagatctctcgattggtccctgtcgccaatgcaacatctctcaaccctgcaagatattcgcaactccacacacttgcgcacggagccgccgaccacgaagcagtaagttgcaaccttctaattcccaatggaacaacagatcacacaagactttcagatctacacaatatcaagcaatatggcgtagggattcaatagttttgcagagcaaacaactaagaactagggattatcttaaacgtggtctaaggcaactttgggggcgccctatggacttatataggcgtccaggacgacctcaggtcgaaaaagtacgaaaataaccgaccccgaatagatctggtcgagacagactcggagtcggccggtctggctgccggtcgaccgggtctgggaccggccggtccggttcaaaccgggcctagCGCCGGGTGTTGACCGGGCGAGGCTCCcgggcttactggatagtgcccggttggcacaagcgCCGCGACCGATTGAAACCGGACGGACCCGACGCTAGATCCGGtcgaaccgggcctgggaccggatggtccggcggcACGGCTGGTTGGACCGGATCTGGCACCGGCCTGAACTTCAGCTTCACCTCTCGCgcttgcctcccgctcctccctcgcgcgtccatgggatgttttCATgttcagctccatgtccagcttcacgtctatCTTCtgatccagctgctcctctcctcctcatgcgatgcttgctccctcctcatacctgatcatacataagtaatagcacttaggtagtataaagttctcatcaatcaaagtatcatttaggaacaaattcacctgttgtttaagtagcttcgcacgagctcgtgtcattggtccaatcccgactttattggacttgagcttcacaacaggatcatcttcttgtaatgacggaggtagtagtgaggtagggatgtcctcatcatctcccccccccccttcaaaaggcgtcgacctcgacgctccaaggtcttctccgtcatatggtgtccaatcagcaacattgaaagaattactgacaccaaacgcatcaactggaagatctatcgagtatgcattatcattgatcttggcaagcactttgtaaagaccagcaccacgaggcttcatcgacttccgcagcttcgggaacctatccttgcgaaaatgtacccagaccatatcaccaggcttgaacaatatctccttacgcttcttgttcatccttgcagcattgctcttgcctttcttctcgatcaactctttagtcttcacatgtatcttccgtacaaaatctgccctcttggatacctccatattaactctctcatgtatgggtaaaggcaacaaatcaagcggagtaatggttttgaaaccatacaccacctcaaagggacacaactcagtggtagaatgtaccaccctgttcccactccttcaggttcttcttgatcatggatctcaacagttgtgacaatgttctattcaccacttcagtttgaccatcagtttggggatgacaagttgtattgaacagtagctttgtccccagctttctccacagtGTCTTCAAAAAGtatctcataaacttcacgtcacgatcagaaacaattgtcttcgggactccatgtaatcgtacaacctccctgaaaaacaggttagcaatatgcgacgcatcgttgcttttgtggcaggcaataaagtgtgacattttagaaaatatgtccactaccacaaatatagaatcatggcctcttttagtacgtggAAAACCCAacgcaaaatccatactaatatcctcccaaggtgtagtaggtgccggtaacggagtatacaaaccgtgaggcttcagcttggacttggacttgttgcaagtaatgcacctcttcacatacctgtccacgtcccgcctcatctttggccaataaaagtggtcagcgagcacgagtagcgtcttctcacgcccaaagtgacccatcaaacctccagcatgtgattcctacaCTAAGAGCAAACGcatagacgattctggaacacatagtttgttagctctaaacaagaacccatcatggtattttaaagcttcatgatcagaatgtatgataaattcttttggccacaagtaatgttgccaaacctcaagaactctaattaaagcatacaattctttatcatatataggatagttcaacttagcaccagaaagtttctcagaaaaatatgcaatggggcgaccctcttgcatcaacacaccaccaattccaataccactagcatcacattcaatctaaaATTTCTtactgaaatcaggaagtgcaagcaacggtgcagaagttaacaatctcttaagttcatcaaaagcatgatcttgggctgcgccccactcaaatattacaccctttttagtcaagtcattcaaaggtgcagcaatactaaagttgggcacaaatcttctataaaacccagctagaccatgaaaacttcttacttgactcacattcatgggagtaggccaattttaaataacttcaattttagacacatctacttctactacatgcttagagacaacataacccagaaatatgatcttatctttgcaaaatgtgcacttctcaagattaccatagagtttattatcacacaacacttgcaaaacatgtcgaatatgtatagtatgatcagattcattgcggctatagattaatatgtcatcaaagtacacaaccacaaattttCCAATAaagtcacgcaaaacatggttcatcagtctcatgaaagtgctaggttcattagttaaaccaaaaggcattactaaccactcatataaaccaaatttcgttttaaaggctgttttccacgcatccccttctttcatcctaatttgatgataaccacttcgcaaatcaattttagaaaacaaagcagcaccactcaattcatctaacatatcctctaaacggggaataggatgacgatatcgaatagtaatgttgtttatagctctacaatctacgcacatcgccatgtaccatctttcttaggaacaagaataacaggaacaacacaaggactaaggtttatgcggatataacctttgttgagtagcgcttgtacttgcttctgtatctccttcgtttcttcggggttcgttctatatggtgcccgattgggtagcgaagctccgggaatcaagtcgatttgatgctcaatacctcgcaatggtggaagtcctacgggtacctcatccggaaacacatcgccaaattcctgcaaaacattagagacaccaagaggaagagaggtcatgtcgttagaaaccaaaaccgtacccctgtacaaaagcacaagaggcatggccgaaGGATCCtcgctaaattctctcatgtgttctttggtggctaatgagactaaggaattcactctctcactttttgttatatcactcacgacattacaattctctcgcctatcgatAGATGCATCCTCTAAattcacttcaactttctgacgagattcattgacaatttgttgtggtgacataggctgtaagttaaatttcttgcccttgaactccaagtgatatgtattggcacgtccATTGTGTTGCactgaacggtcatagagccaaggccgagccAATAGAAGGTGACACactgtcataggaaccacatcaaaatcaatggaatccttacacggtccaatagcaaattcaacacgcaccatgtggtttaccttcatctcaccattgtcgctcaaccactgaatatagtatggatgcgggtgcggtcgatacttcagcttcagcttggtacacaactccttgcttgctaaattgcggaaactcccgccatcaataatgaccttgcatgccttgtcaggaccaactaaagcctttgtttggaacaaattgcagcgctaagtagatgcactaggcaacacattaagagcacgctgcgatacaacaatggtgcgagcatcagacggatatgcatcttcaccatcagtgtcatagtcatcatcttctggagcattaggatcaacatcatctccagtctcatactcattgtcctcattgataatcataactTTACGGTTAggaaaatctctcttgaagtgaccttttccaccacatgtatgacaagccatatcacgattgcgcgcagtagacatgttagagccactcgtacatgcagcagattcagacttctttgtgttagacacattggaaaccggcttgctaggcggagtagagtaagggacGGAGCGCGTCGATGGCGCCGACGCCGGTGTAGGGGGCGCTCGAGGCGTGTAGCACCCAACTCCTGAAGCTCGTCCTttaatctttgcttcgtcagccaattgtgattcagcttctcttgcatgatgtagcaactcattcatagtggtgtaactgtaatgatgaacaatgcctttgatgtcaTGCTTCAAACCATTGAGAAAACGAGTCATTGTCATCTCACGTGATTCtttgacacggccacgctgcatgagcatctccatctccatgtagtattcatcaatagtcttcacaccttgtctcaatagggtcaacttatcaaatatattgCGCAAATAATTTTTTGGCACAAAACACTcagtcattgccgccttcatagcacaccatgtgataataggcgagTCACCATCTTCTTCGCGACCATGAACAAATTGATCCCACCAACACAAAGCATAactatcaaattcggaagaagcaagctttatcttcctatcttcagtgtaatgtGGATGTAaactccataacttctcaatcttgagctcccaagtgaggtattcttcaacatgagctcctccttcaaacttgggtatagaaaacttgggcttacccaatccatcttcctcatcatgtccaTGACCATTGCGGCCAATTGGAGCCCAACctcgaggacgattaccacgtggcgcaccacgagcattgcgtgcgtcatcttgaaggtcaggatcatcgtcatcttcttgttgttgttgggtcAAATTCTCAATAGCTAGGCGCATATCTGCAAGATTGCGATGTATATCCttcatttgatctttcattgtagtgacggtctcacATGTAGTATCCAACTTCTGGGAGAGCCCTTGGACCGTTCCCTTAAGCTCATCAATGGGAGTGtgaaattcacgtcgcatctcattacgaagagcttcatactccctccatgtgatgatatctgcagaattcttgttttcctggttaacaattttttgatcactagcagacatgattagtaggttagtgcactaaatcaaaatatatatggtggtactctcacaactcactcaaaactgataagaaaaggaaatcttaccgttccaaagtaaattagtgttgcttaccacttgtagtaacaactagtgcacggatgtagcgaagcgaatatcaagggtataagaacaaatcacacgacaaagcagggtatatgtggggttgtaggtaggctacctatttgcaccaataacaagctctagcgctgaccgtagacaaccaatgatactcgcacaaggcgatataatggggcaatgcaactatatgtaggaaaggttgcaatgcactagagagacgctagcaaagctcaacgagacaaggACAAGATTGCTCaaatacgggtgcagtaaagtaaacttaggccttcacttgattcttctagcacttcacttttattttttatatttttatttttgtagAACACATGTAGCTATGTAActctttttgctttttttttcaatttctcctttttttgactcaactccttgataacacggccaactagatatgcaaagcaccaaaaccctaatgagcagcctgtcgagcg
This region of Lolium perenne isolate Kyuss_39 chromosome 2, Kyuss_2.0, whole genome shotgun sequence genomic DNA includes:
- the LOC127330265 gene encoding mavicyanin-like, which encodes MAYRQMLLLAAAAIAAAVLLAPASAEVFTVGDAAGWTLKYPAVWTDGKAFVVGDSLMFMYPSDKHNVMEVTGTDFKACNVTGNALGTWNSGSDTVPLAKAGRRWFVCGVGNHCAQGMKFLVVTADSSAQAPAAPPSSLASFVSGAVSQAMAAAGAVAAAALMF